A DNA window from bacterium contains the following coding sequences:
- a CDS encoding cupin domain-containing protein has translation MRVFTVKPGGHTPHHHHPCEHEIFFHAGSGEVEYEGEVVPVGPGYVAYVAPDAVHQIRNTGAEDLVFICVVPKGI, from the coding sequence ATGCGCGTTTTCACCGTGAAGCCCGGCGGCCACACGCCGCATCATCATCACCCCTGCGAGCACGAAATCTTCTTCCATGCCGGTTCCGGCGAGGTGGAATATGAGGGCGAGGTCGTTCCGGTAGGACCGGGTTACGTCGCCTACGTCGCGCCCGACGCGGTTCATCAGATCCGCAACACGGGCGCCGAGGATCTTGTTTTCATTTGCGTCGTTCCCAAGGGAATCTGA